The genomic interval TCACCACGCCCTTACCCGACGCGACCCGCGCCTCGAGCCTCCCTTTTCATTTGCCGAACGCCCACTGCGGCGCATCAATACGTCTATTTCGCTCGAGTTGGAAGCGGTCGTTAACCGCGCGTTGGAATACAACCCGGAAAGTCGTTTTCCCACCGCGGTCGATATGAAGCAAGCCTTGTTGGGCGTGGCAAAGAAGACCGGCGCATTAGGGCGCATGAAGACGCAGACCACTCCCATTGCGACGGCAGGCGGGATCAAACCCCTGTGGGCGTTCAAGTGCGAAGATGAAGTGCGCGGCACGCCGGCAATTCATCAGGGCGCGTTGTATATTGGGTCGTACGATAACAATCTCTATGCGCTCAACGCGGCCGACGGAAAATTCCAATGGAAATATCCGGCCGACGGCGGCATTGTTTCGCGCCCGGCATTGTATGATGGGAATATTTATTTTGGTTCCGAAGATAAACGCTTGCATGTGGTGAGCGCGCGCTCGGGCAAGGTGGTGTGGACGTATTACACGGAAGGTCCTATTCGATCTTCGCCGCGCATTGCCGAAGGACACGCTTTTATCGGTTCCGATGACGGGTATTTGCACGCAGTGAACCTGAATACGGGCAGGATTTCGTGGCGGTTCGAAGCCGCCGACGCGATCCGCTCCACGCCATTTGTGATGAATGATCTTGTGTATACCGGGTGTGAGACCGGCGATTATTACGCGATAGATTATCGCGGCGAGTTAAAATGGCGCTTCCATGCCAAGCGGGCAATTACCTCGTCCACGGTCGGGTCGGCGAATACGCTTTACTTTACCTCCGTCGATGGCACGTTATATGCGCTCGACCCCAAGAACGGCTGGCCCCTCTGGCGTTTTCGGCTGGGCAAGGCGTCTATTAGCACGCCATGTATCATCGATGATTTTGTGTTCGTCGGCGCGGCGGATGGGTTTATCTATGCTGTCGACGTGAGAAATTCCAAAGAGGTTTGGAGATATCGCACGGAACACCAGGTGAACGGCTCGCCGGTGATCTATAAAGATTCTTTGTATTGCGGATCTGTCGATGGAAACCTATACTGCCTCGAATACCGCACGGGCCGCCTGCGTTGGAAGTTCGGAACGCAGGGAGCGATCACAGGTTCGCCTCTTGTGTACGATGATATCGTTTATGTTGGTTCCACCGATCATCAAGTGTATGCCCTGCTTGCATGACAAGGAGTCTTTGTGCTGAAAAATTTTTTCGACTGGTTATTTGGAAGAAAAGCGCCTCCTGAGAAAATCCAGGATGTAACCCAAACCGCGCCCCTGACCGAAGAACAAATTCAGGCGATCGTGAACAACCAGAATCCCCACTTCGATCTTCAGCAGTTGATCGCCAGTTGCGGGCAATCGGTAGGGAAACAG from Candidatus Defluviilinea gracilis carries:
- a CDS encoding PQQ-binding-like beta-propeller repeat protein, which produces MGSVYRARDMHFPNVTKLVAVKEMINSAPDPLVRQTIVQNFEREANLLATLNHPSIPRINDYFSLDSRSYLVLDFIHGKDMEAIISDTNGFLPEEQVLGWAVELCDVLEYLHRHKPDPIIFRDMKPSNVMINSNGDVVLVDFGIAKTFQTGIKGTMIGTEGYSPPEQYRGEATPSADIYALGATIHHALTRRDPRLEPPFSFAERPLRRINTSISLELEAVVNRALEYNPESRFPTAVDMKQALLGVAKKTGALGRMKTQTTPIATAGGIKPLWAFKCEDEVRGTPAIHQGALYIGSYDNNLYALNAADGKFQWKYPADGGIVSRPALYDGNIYFGSEDKRLHVVSARSGKVVWTYYTEGPIRSSPRIAEGHAFIGSDDGYLHAVNLNTGRISWRFEAADAIRSTPFVMNDLVYTGCETGDYYAIDYRGELKWRFHAKRAITSSTVGSANTLYFTSVDGTLYALDPKNGWPLWRFRLGKASISTPCIIDDFVFVGAADGFIYAVDVRNSKEVWRYRTEHQVNGSPVIYKDSLYCGSVDGNLYCLEYRTGRLRWKFGTQGAITGSPLVYDDIVYVGSTDHQVYALLA